The Triticum aestivum cultivar Chinese Spring chromosome 7B, IWGSC CS RefSeq v2.1, whole genome shotgun sequence genome window below encodes:
- the LOC123157490 gene encoding uncharacterized protein: MLRLQKRLLSLLCDGGASPLPTFPLTSLHRHLCATATATATATTSTESPFSAQDYLVNTCGLTRAQSLKASRSISHLRSPSNPDAVRAFLSGLGLSSSDIAAVVAADPKFLCSRVDETLAPRVAKLRDLGLSPSKIARLVLIGAPALRSCDVASRLRFWIPLFGSFDELVKAVSRGALGGGALLRRDIDTVVKPNVELLLRCGLKIPHLAKTGLSGTWVLVCSPEKLQVLLARADELGVPRGSGQFMYALGTVSCVTQEKLGARMELLKKTLGCSDDMLKIAVVKHPSLLRSSEDNLRSTVEFLINKVGLEPEYIVRRPSLITYSLKTRHVPRYIVMKILRGKGLLSSDYCSLLSASEMYFKSRFIDRYKESVPELADVYAAARAGKIPPHLKP, translated from the coding sequence atgctccGCCTCCAAAAGCGGCTGCTCTCTCTCCTCTGCGACGGCGGCGCCTCCCCTCTCCCCACCTTCCCCCTCACCTCCCTCCACCGCCACCTctgcgccaccgccaccgccaccgccaccgccaccacctccaccgagTCCCCTTTCTCCGCCCAGGACTACCTCGTCAACACCTGCGGCCTCACCCGGGCGCAATCCCTCAAGGCGTCCAGGTCCATCTCCCATCTCAGGTCCCCCTCCAACCCCGACGCCGTCCGCGCCTTCCTCTCGGGCCTCGGCCTCTCCAGCTCCGacatcgccgccgtcgtcgccgccgaccCGAAGTTCCTCTGCTCGAGGGTGGACGAGACCCTCGCCCCCCGCGTCGCCAAGCTTCGCGACCTCGGGCTATCCCCTTCCAAGATCGCGCGCCTCGTCTTGATCGGCGCCCCGGCGTTGCGTTCCTGCGACGTCGCCAGCAGGCTTCGGTTCTGGATCCCATTGTTCGGCTCCTTCGACGAATTGGTCAAGGCCGTGTCGAGGGGAGCTCTGGGAGGTGGTGCCCTCCTAAGGCGTGACATTGACACGGTGGTTAAGCCCAACGTCGAGCTACTTCTGCGCTGCGGGTTAAAAATCCCTCATCTCGCGAAGACTGGCCTCAGTGGGACGTGGGTGCTCGTCTGCAGCCCAGAAAAGCTCCAGGTACTGCTCGCACGCGCAGATGAGCTTGGGGTACCACGCGGCTCTGGCCAATTCATGTATGCGCTCGGGACCGTCTCCTGCGTAACCCAAGAGAAGCTTGGTGCAAGAATGGAGTTACTGAAGAAGACCCTTGGCTGCTCTGATGACATGCTGAAAATTGCGGTCGTCAAGCACCCAAGCCTCCTAAGATCATCTGAGGACAACCTGCGCAGCACGGTAGAGTTCCTGATCAACAAGGTCGGTCTTGAGCCAGAGTACATCGTGCGCAGGCCCTCGCTGATCACTTACAGCCTGAAGACGAGGCACGTGCCTCGGTACATTGTCATGAAGATACTGCGGGGCAAGGGACTTCTGAGTTCTGACTATTGCTCACTGCTTTCTGCGAGCGAGATGTACTTCAAATCAAGGTTTATCGACCGTTACAAGGAGAGTGTTCCTGAGCTTGCAGATGTGTATGCCGCAGCTCGTGCAGGGAAAATACCTCCTCACCTCAAACCTTGA